The following coding sequences are from one Desulfobacterales bacterium window:
- a CDS encoding RnfABCDGE type electron transport complex subunit B translates to MVESILLMGGLGLVIGAGLAAASKIFYVYVDPQIVAVEEALPGANCGGCGLPGCSANAEAIVKGKAAPNSCVAGGPDLATTIAAILGVAVEAKEPDIALPGCNYGLKDADVKFEYNGINNCRAAALISGGMKVCSIGCLGLGSCVKACPFGALEMGKEGLPVVNESKCTGCGTCERVCPKHIITLSSVTRRIMKEYTKEDCTTPCQRACPAGIDIREYINQINIGNYEKAVQIIKERNPFPTVIGRICPRPCEQECRRILQDEPVAINYLKRFVSDYEMEKGKRVLPYKAPETGKKIAIIGGGVEGMSTAFFSARLGHESTIFEADSKLGGILRSAIEKCRLPHEILDWDIEGIIEMGAKVEFNQTCGKDFTLEKLLNDGFNAVFIASGGWDSRLSRGKLSETQKIIPGIYLMIDFIKSNDEKSWGKNVVIVGNGKAALDAALKAKKYGDSVSILLKDFSDNLPKNFNLENEGIKIISSSAITKFFGKGDELIKIECINLQTNEKSIIPADTVLLSSGRMPQLIIRKADEPENDLWEGIEAYKNPLYAEEQGILANGDEFTDFKAAIKAIGAGRRATVSIHQIINGMNPYLPEKVLSQGTFIQNIFHLENVQPVSRQIMPIANSAELSEGIKIEKGFNEEMAKAESKRCLQCGLICYKH, encoded by the coding sequence ATGGTTGAATCAATTTTATTAATGGGTGGATTGGGTCTTGTTATTGGAGCGGGTTTAGCCGCTGCATCAAAAATTTTTTACGTTTATGTTGATCCACAAATTGTTGCTGTTGAAGAAGCTTTACCCGGAGCTAACTGCGGAGGCTGCGGGCTACCAGGATGTAGCGCAAATGCTGAAGCAATAGTTAAAGGCAAAGCCGCTCCTAATTCTTGCGTAGCTGGAGGGCCTGACCTTGCAACTACAATTGCTGCAATTTTAGGCGTTGCTGTTGAAGCAAAAGAACCTGATATTGCTTTACCTGGCTGTAATTATGGTCTTAAAGATGCTGACGTTAAATTTGAATACAATGGAATAAATAATTGTAGAGCTGCTGCCCTTATAAGTGGAGGAATGAAAGTATGTTCCATAGGATGTCTTGGATTAGGAAGCTGTGTTAAAGCTTGTCCATTTGGAGCATTAGAAATGGGAAAAGAAGGCCTTCCAGTTGTGAATGAAAGTAAATGTACTGGGTGCGGAACTTGTGAAAGAGTATGTCCAAAGCATATAATAACCCTTTCTTCTGTAACAAGAAGAATTATGAAGGAATATACTAAAGAAGACTGCACTACTCCATGCCAAAGAGCTTGTCCTGCTGGAATTGATATTAGAGAATACATAAATCAAATAAATATAGGTAATTATGAAAAAGCAGTTCAAATTATAAAAGAAAGAAATCCGTTCCCAACAGTTATTGGAAGAATCTGTCCAAGGCCTTGTGAACAAGAATGCAGAAGAATACTCCAAGATGAGCCTGTCGCAATTAATTATCTTAAACGTTTTGTTTCTGATTATGAAATGGAAAAAGGAAAAAGAGTTCTTCCGTATAAAGCTCCAGAAACAGGCAAAAAAATCGCTATAATAGGAGGTGGAGTTGAAGGCATGTCAACGGCTTTCTTTAGCGCAAGACTTGGTCATGAATCAACTATTTTTGAAGCTGATTCAAAGCTTGGTGGCATTTTAAGAAGTGCTATAGAAAAATGCAGGCTTCCTCACGAAATCCTTGATTGGGATATTGAAGGTATTATAGAAATGGGAGCAAAAGTGGAATTTAATCAAACTTGTGGTAAAGATTTTACTCTTGAAAAACTTTTAAATGACGGGTTTAATGCTGTATTTATTGCTTCTGGAGGCTGGGATAGTCGTCTTTCAAGGGGAAAACTATCTGAAACACAAAAAATTATTCCAGGCATTTATCTTATGATTGATTTTATAAAATCTAATGATGAAAAATCATGGGGAAAAAATGTCGTAATCGTAGGAAATGGAAAAGCCGCTTTAGATGCCGCTCTCAAAGCAAAAAAATATGGCGATAGCGTAAGTATTTTACTTAAAGACTTTTCTGATAATCTGCCAAAAAATTTTAATCTCGAAAATGAAGGGATAAAAATTATATCTTCAAGCGCAATCACTAAATTTTTCGGCAAAGGAGATGAGCTTATTAAAATAGAATGTATTAATTTACAAACAAACGAAAAATCCATAATTCCTGCCGATACAGTTCTTTTATCTTCTGGCCGTATGCCTCAGCTCATAATTAGAAAAGCTGATGAGCCTGAAAATGATTTATGGGAAGGTATTGAAGCTTATAAAAACCCATTATACGCTGAAGAACAAGGCATTTTAGCTAACGGTGATGAATTTACTGATTTTAAAGCAGCAATAAAAGCAATAGGTGCTGGACGAAGAGCGACTGTATCCATTCATCAGATAATAAACGGAATGAATCCGTATCTTCCTGAAAAAGTTTTGTCACAAGGAACCTTCATCCAAAACATATTTCACCTTGAAAACGTTCAGCCTGTATCGCGACAAATTATGCCTATAGCTAATTCCGCTGAACTTTCAGAAGGAATAAAAATTGAAAAAGGCTTTAACGAAGAAATGGCAAAAGCAGAATCTAAAAGATGCCTTCAATGCGGTTTGATTTGTTATAAACATTAA
- the nuoF gene encoding NADH-quinone oxidoreductase subunit NuoF translates to MGKLTREDIKKIKEKKLKELHDASVTKLLLCGGTGCHATGSLKLKDALQKEVINKGLEKKVKIVETGCNGFCAMGPLMLVYPEGVFYQKISEKDVPEIIEEHIINKKHVQKLLYVDPVTKKTIPYQKDIPFFSHQMTIALRNKGLIDPEVIEDYIAQDGYMGAAKALLDMTPEEIIHEVKSSGLRGRGGAGFSTGLKWEFANKSKGEIKYVLCNADEGDPGAFMDRSILEADPHAVIEGMIIASKAIGAKQGYIYCRTEYPLAVSRLGIAIQQAKNYGLLGEKMFGSTHSFDIEIYQGAGAFVCGEETALMRSIEGKRGMPRPRPPFPAQKGLWDKPSILNNVETLSNVPQIISKGGKWYSSLGTETSKGTKVFALSGDINNIGLVEVPMGISLKKMIFDIGGGIPNKKKFKAVQLGGPSGGCVPEKYLDTPVDYEAIAKVGAIMGSGGVIIMDEDTCMVDMARFFMDFIQDESCGKCTPCREGTKRILEILNRICDGQGEADDIGKLENLSAIIINSALCGLGQTGPNPVLSTLKYFKDEYYAHIYEKRCPAKRCAALLKFEIDPNLCQKCGLCFKACSAGAITWKKKEVAVIDKSKCVKCLGCYSKCKFNAIL, encoded by the coding sequence ATGGGAAAATTAACCAGAGAAGACATAAAAAAAATTAAAGAAAAAAAACTAAAAGAACTGCATGATGCAAGTGTTACAAAACTTTTATTATGCGGAGGCACAGGCTGCCATGCTACAGGCAGTTTAAAACTTAAAGATGCACTTCAAAAAGAAGTAATAAACAAAGGACTTGAAAAAAAAGTCAAAATTGTTGAAACCGGATGTAATGGTTTTTGTGCAATGGGCCCGCTTATGCTTGTTTATCCTGAAGGCGTATTTTATCAAAAAATATCCGAAAAAGACGTTCCAGAAATAATTGAAGAACATATTATCAATAAAAAGCATGTTCAAAAGCTTCTATATGTAGATCCTGTTACTAAAAAAACTATACCCTACCAAAAAGATATTCCATTTTTCTCACACCAAATGACCATAGCATTAAGAAATAAAGGATTAATAGACCCTGAAGTAATCGAAGATTATATAGCTCAAGACGGATATATGGGAGCAGCAAAAGCTCTCCTTGATATGACTCCAGAAGAAATAATTCATGAAGTAAAAAGTTCAGGTTTAAGAGGAAGAGGTGGAGCTGGTTTTTCAACAGGCCTAAAATGGGAATTTGCTAATAAAAGCAAGGGTGAAATAAAATATGTTCTTTGTAATGCGGATGAAGGAGATCCCGGTGCTTTTATGGATAGAAGCATTCTTGAAGCTGACCCCCATGCTGTTATAGAAGGAATGATAATCGCTTCAAAAGCAATTGGTGCCAAACAAGGTTATATTTATTGCCGAACTGAATATCCTTTAGCTGTAAGCAGGCTTGGAATAGCCATTCAGCAAGCAAAAAATTACGGTCTTTTAGGCGAAAAAATGTTTGGTTCAACTCATAGTTTTGATATAGAAATTTATCAAGGAGCTGGAGCTTTTGTATGTGGCGAGGAAACAGCTTTAATGAGGTCAATTGAAGGTAAAAGAGGTATGCCTCGACCAAGACCTCCGTTTCCAGCTCAAAAAGGTTTATGGGACAAACCAAGCATCTTAAATAATGTAGAAACGTTATCTAATGTTCCTCAAATAATATCAAAAGGCGGTAAATGGTATTCAAGTTTAGGAACAGAGACAAGCAAAGGTACAAAAGTATTTGCTCTGTCTGGAGATATCAACAATATCGGACTTGTTGAAGTTCCAATGGGTATAAGTTTAAAAAAAATGATTTTTGATATTGGTGGTGGTATTCCCAATAAAAAGAAATTTAAAGCAGTTCAGCTTGGAGGGCCTTCTGGCGGATGTGTTCCAGAAAAATATTTAGATACGCCCGTTGATTATGAAGCTATTGCTAAAGTTGGAGCTATCATGGGTTCAGGTGGAGTTATTATCATGGATGAAGATACCTGCATGGTTGATATGGCACGCTTTTTTATGGATTTTATCCAAGATGAATCATGCGGAAAATGCACCCCTTGTCGAGAAGGAACAAAAAGAATTTTAGAAATACTTAACAGAATATGCGATGGGCAAGGAGAGGCAGACGATATAGGAAAATTAGAAAATCTTTCTGCCATTATAATTAATTCAGCCTTATGCGGACTTGGACAAACAGGCCCTAACCCTGTTTTATCCACATTAAAATATTTTAAAGATGAATATTATGCTCATATTTACGAAAAAAGATGTCCCGCGAAACGTTGCGCGGCATTGTTAAAATTTGAAATTGATCCGAATTTATGCCAAAAATGCGGCCTTTGCTTTAAAGCTTGTTCTGCTGGGGCAATTACATGGAAAAAGAAAGAAGTCGCAGTTATTGATAAAAGCAAATGTGTTAAGTGTCTTGGCTGCTATTCAAAATGTAAATTTAATGCAATACTTTAA
- a CDS encoding SoxR reducing system RseC family protein: protein MATEEGIVVNTENSIAWVKTVRSTACDACSSKDACHMTGGGKEMEVKVLNIVKANSGDKVLIEFETASFLKVIFLIYLFPTLCLITGAVIGQILESKYNIGNASIMLGCLFLLISILYVIIRGKILSKKTEYTPKLIKIIKKAK from the coding sequence TTGGCTACAGAAGAAGGAATAGTTGTAAATACTGAAAATAGCATCGCATGGGTTAAGACTGTAAGGTCAACTGCATGCGATGCATGCTCATCAAAAGACGCCTGTCACATGACTGGAGGCGGCAAAGAAATGGAAGTTAAAGTTTTAAACATTGTAAAAGCTAACTCCGGTGATAAAGTACTTATTGAATTTGAAACAGCCTCATTTCTTAAAGTAATTTTTTTAATTTACCTTTTTCCAACACTATGTTTGATTACTGGTGCTGTTATTGGACAAATTCTTGAGTCAAAATATAATATCGGTAATGCATCTATAATGCTTGGATGTTTGTTTCTTTTAATTTCAATTTTATACGTCATAATAAGAGGAAAAATTTTATCAAAAAAAACTGAATATACACCAAAGCTAATAAAAATAATAAAAAAAGCAAAATAA
- a CDS encoding radical SAM protein — MALKKILLVQLPVPQITFEQKTGNIPLGAACIANATKFFTNINIEILPQSISTYLSDYAIIELLLSKHPDIIGFTIYNWNIERSIYLSSEIKKNIDTKIIFGGPEITPDNPLIYTKNIDFLAFGEGESLFLELIKNNDLWGKKQGSMNASNIFKTSKSPYLLNILEPEIEDVMLIETQRGCPYKCKFCYYNKANDKLISSDTENIIEAIKWASQNKIKEVYLLDPSLNTRFDIKELLKNISKINIDRKLSFTSEIRAEFIDISLAEMLYKAGFTELEIGLQSTNKKALKLMNRKTDLKAFSNGIKNLQKFNIIPKIDIIVGLPGDNLKEFKKTVDFVSSKQMGDNIQVFPLSVLPGTAFRKESAKLGLKYYKNPPYAVYETPDFSYEDMALAFEYAEQNFNVSLNPMPSLDLSYKKEGYDIWVYEGIKNYFSKIILKENISLCKIEKIAKSLTYPYQIIFIPALLEKKFMLKAIQILTSYNPFTPLEIIFINPLFDIYIEEFESYIQIKKPHFLDFNMYGFESGPVLFSISSTIEEKKISRDIIRQIFLWKNEKLPDKRKLEKLFFMDGILIDNIVAKPTLMKWQDEFSKIYENLPMITFADICLQKRWATLTSF; from the coding sequence ATGGCCTTGAAAAAAATTCTTCTTGTTCAGCTTCCTGTCCCGCAAATAACTTTTGAACAAAAAACTGGGAATATCCCTTTAGGAGCTGCTTGTATTGCTAATGCGACAAAATTTTTCACAAATATTAATATTGAAATATTACCTCAAAGTATATCGACTTACCTATCAGATTATGCCATCATAGAACTGCTTCTTTCTAAACATCCTGATATAATTGGTTTTACCATTTATAACTGGAACATTGAAAGAAGCATCTATTTATCATCTGAAATAAAAAAAAATATTGATACAAAAATAATTTTCGGAGGACCAGAAATAACTCCAGATAATCCGTTAATCTATACAAAAAATATAGATTTTTTAGCCTTTGGTGAAGGAGAATCTTTATTTTTAGAGCTTATAAAAAATAATGATTTATGGGGAAAAAAACAGGGCTCAATGAATGCTTCTAACATTTTTAAAACCTCTAAAAGCCCTTATCTACTTAACATCCTTGAGCCTGAAATCGAAGACGTAATGCTGATTGAAACCCAAAGGGGATGCCCTTACAAATGCAAGTTCTGCTATTATAACAAAGCCAATGATAAACTTATATCATCTGACACTGAAAATATAATTGAAGCTATAAAATGGGCTTCCCAAAATAAAATTAAAGAAGTGTATCTCCTTGACCCTTCTCTAAATACAAGATTCGACATAAAAGAGCTTTTAAAAAACATCTCCAAAATAAATATTGATAGAAAATTATCATTTACCAGTGAAATAAGGGCTGAATTTATCGATATTTCTTTGGCTGAAATGCTGTATAAGGCTGGATTTACTGAACTAGAAATTGGACTTCAATCCACAAATAAAAAAGCTTTAAAATTAATGAATAGAAAAACAGATTTAAAAGCTTTTTCTAATGGAATTAAAAATCTTCAAAAATTTAATATTATTCCCAAGATTGATATTATTGTTGGATTGCCTGGTGATAATCTTAAAGAATTTAAAAAAACCGTTGATTTTGTCAGCTCAAAGCAAATGGGAGACAATATTCAGGTTTTTCCACTATCAGTTTTACCTGGAACTGCTTTTCGTAAAGAAAGCGCTAAACTTGGTTTAAAATATTACAAAAATCCTCCTTATGCCGTATATGAAACACCCGATTTTAGCTATGAAGACATGGCATTAGCATTCGAATATGCTGAACAAAATTTCAATGTTTCCCTAAATCCAATGCCTTCCCTTGATTTATCGTATAAAAAGGAAGGATACGATATTTGGGTTTACGAAGGAATAAAAAACTACTTTTCCAAAATTATATTAAAAGAAAATATTTCATTATGTAAAATTGAAAAAATAGCCAAATCTCTTACTTACCCGTATCAGATAATCTTTATCCCAGCGCTATTGGAAAAAAAGTTTATGCTAAAAGCTATTCAAATTTTAACATCATATAACCCCTTCACTCCTTTAGAAATTATTTTTATAAACCCTTTATTTGATATTTACATAGAGGAATTTGAATCTTATATTCAGATAAAAAAACCCCATTTTCTTGATTTTAATATGTATGGTTTTGAATCAGGGCCAGTTTTATTTTCTATAAGTAGTACAATTGAAGAAAAAAAGATCTCAAGGGATATTATAAGACAAATTTTTTTATGGAAAAACGAAAAGTTGCCTGATAAACGCAAATTAGAAAAGTTATTTTTTATGGATGGAATATTGATTGATAACATAGTAGCAAAGCCTACATTAATGAAATGGCAGGATGAATTTTCAAAAATTTATGAAAATCTACCGATGATTACATTTGCCGATATTTGCTTACAAAAAAGATGGGCGACTTTAACAAGCTTTTAG
- the nuoE gene encoding NADH-quinone oxidoreductase subunit NuoE, producing the protein MIQLNRPQNPDIQENMWDKIDEIINSNKNKAGSVITVLRECQNIVGYLPLDLMDYIATGINIPASHIFGVATFYALFSLKPKGRHTIRVCMGTACYVKGIKEVMDRIEQEFKIKAGETTEDRRFSIEAVRCLGACGLAPVLVVDKDTHGGVSSDKIISILETYK; encoded by the coding sequence ATGATTCAACTCAATCGGCCTCAAAATCCTGATATTCAAGAAAATATGTGGGATAAAATAGATGAAATAATTAATAGTAATAAAAACAAGGCAGGTTCAGTTATTACTGTATTAAGGGAATGCCAAAATATAGTTGGATACCTACCTTTAGATTTGATGGACTACATTGCTACTGGCATAAACATTCCAGCAAGCCATATTTTTGGAGTAGCAACTTTTTATGCGCTTTTTTCTCTAAAACCAAAAGGAAGACATACAATAAGAGTTTGTATGGGAACAGCATGCTATGTTAAAGGCATAAAAGAAGTTATGGACAGAATTGAACAAGAATTTAAAATAAAAGCAGGAGAAACAACCGAAGATAGGCGATTTTCCATTGAAGCAGTAAGGTGCCTCGGAGCATGTGGTTTAGCTCCTGTTCTGGTAGTAGATAAAGATACACACGGAGGAGTATCTTCCGACAAAATAATTTCCATTTTAGAAACCTATAAATAA